A genome region from Ahaetulla prasina isolate Xishuangbanna chromosome 8, ASM2864084v1, whole genome shotgun sequence includes the following:
- the LOC131203167 gene encoding uncharacterized protein K02A2.6-like, whose protein sequence is QMEVDTGSSITIMSWGTLVKDLPAVAKRQLQTQKLRVQDYQGNRIPVRGVTSVQVKYGQFKKTLPITIVDGTLPSLLGLDWFRALGMEVTGVFRNEVDLKAELLKEFEDVFKDCLGKYEGTPISFNLDPQVAPIRLKARRVPFALKPKIDRELDKLVSQGILVPIDHAKWETPIVTPVKPDGSVRICADYKATLNKALQKSAYPVPVVQHLLHSLGQGQVFAKLDLAQAYQQLPVDSSTAEAQTIVTHRGAFKCTRLQFGVSVAPGLFKNLMERLLQGLPGMVPYFDDVLVSAENLEELGVRLRKVLGIFRSAGLKVKLNKCQIGVESVEFLGYRIDREGIHPTESKVRAIRKAPAPKNKTELQAFLGLVNFYAVFLKHKATIAEPLHKLLAKKAVWSWGKAEARAFEGVKNLLSSDSLLIQYNGTLPLVLVCDASPYGVGAVLSHRLPNGTEAPIAYYSRTMSQAERNYSQLDREALAIVSGMKKFHEYVFGRDFEIVTDHRPLLGLLAGDRPTPVALSPRLTRWTIFLAAYSYKLIHRPGKDLGHADALSRCPLPKTIEDPTPGIPVLLIDSWDSGPVTSKEVARASYKDITIRTVIGWVQRGWPAAPGERFKDFAKKQGELLVQGGCLLWGDRVVIPEKLRKNVLELLHVGHPGIVRMKSLARSYVWWPLMDQEISDRVGRCQPCQESRPLPPTAPIREWEKPQGPWSRIHIDFAGPFHGQTFLIVVDAYSKWLEIILMRSMTAEAVISVLRHLFVTHGLPNTLVSDNGPQFTATQFEGYLAEEGIRHALSAPFHPASNGLAERFVRSAKEALSRIRSHKVAIRKIQDYQNQIILLHRIKRKLLAWNYVAIVLNECMMWVAISQVGSIASQFDRHHEWL, encoded by the exons cagatggaagtggacaccggctcatcgatcacaatTATGTCTTGGGGGACCCTAGTGAAGgacttgccagccgtcgcgaagcgccaactacagacccagaagctgagagtgcaggactaccaaggaaatcgaatccctgttcgaggggtgacgtccgtccaagtcaagtatggacagttcaaaaaGACCctacccatcaccatagtcgatggaaccttaccgagtttgctaggactggactggttccgagctttgggcatggaagtgaccggggtcttcagaaacgaagtcgacctcaaggccgaactgctgaaggagttcgaggacgttttcaaagactgcctgggcaagtacgaggggacccctatctctttcaatctagacccgcAGGTTGCCCcgatcaggttaaaggctaggagggtcccatttgcccttaagccaaagaTTGATagggaattggacaagctagttagccagggaatactagtgcccattgaccatgcgaaatgggagacacccatagtgaccccagtcaaaccggacggatcggtccggatttgtgctgactacaag gcaacgttaaacaaagcgttgcaaaagagtgcataccccgttccagtagtgcaacacttgctgcactcgttgggacaagggcaagttttcgccaaactcgatttggctcaagcctaccagcagttacccgtagacagcagcacagccgaggcacagacaattgtcacgcaccggggtgctttcaaatgcactcgactccagtttggagttagtgtggccccagggctatttaaaaacctaatggagcgactattacaGGGCTTACCCGGGATGGTaccttatttcgatgatgtattggtatcagctgagaatttagaggaacTGGGAGTTAGActaagaaaagttttgggcattttccggtctgccgggcttaaagttaagcttaacaaatgccaaattggggtagaatccgtggaattcctaggctaccgcatagacagggaagggattcaccccacggagagcaaggtaagggccatcaggaaggccccagctcccaaaaataaaacggagttacaagcattcttaggtcttgtcaacttctatgcggtattcttaaaacacaaggcaacaatagccgaaccgctacacaaattactagcaaagaaagctgtttggtcctgggggaaggcggaagctagggcattcgaaggggtaaaaaaccttttgtctagcgatagcctcctcattcaatataatggcacgttgccattagtactagtttgtgatgcatctccctatggggtgggggctgtgctcagccacagattgccgaaTGGAacggaagcccctatagcatattattcccgaacaatgtcccaggccgaaaggaactatagccagctagatagggaagcattggcaatAGTCTCCGGgatgaagaaattccacgaatacgttttcggacgagacttcgagatagtcacggaccatagacccctactaggcctattggcaggcgaccgcccaacacccgttgcactttcacccaggctgacccgttggactatcttcctagcagcatactcttataaattgatccaccgccccggaaaagacttagggcatgcggacgctctaagcagatgccctttacccaAAAccatcgaagacccgaccccggggatTCCAGTCTTACTAATTGattcttgggactctggcccagtcacgtccaaagaagtggctagggcatcttacaaggacattacaataaggactgtaatcggttgggtgcaaaggggatggcccgctgcgccgggcgagcggttcaaagactttgcgaaaaaacaaggGGAACTGTTggtgcaaggggggtgtctgttatggggggatagagtggtcattCCAGAAAAACTAcggaaaaatgtattggaactattgcatgtgggtcaCCCGGGaatcgtgaggatgaagagtttagcgaggagttatgtttggtggcccttgatggatcaggaaatcagcgacagggtagggagatgccaaccctgccaagagtcacggccactaccccctacagccccaattagagagtgggagaaaccccaggggccatggtccagaattcacattgattttgccggcccgttccacgggcaaacctttttaattgtagtagatgcctactcaaaatggttagaaattatcctcatgagatccatgacggctgaggcagtcatctcagtcctgaggcacctgtttgtaacccatgggttacccaaCACCCtggtctccgacaacggcccgcaattcacggcaactcagtttgaggggtacttggctgaggagggcatcagacatgccctctcggcgcctttccacccggcgtcgaacggacttgcagaacgtttcgttaggAGCGcgaaggaagcgctatctaggataa